The genomic window CGTAGATGGGCCACCCGGTTGAATCCTGAGCAGTCCCGCTCCGGAACTGTGCCAGTTCTTGTCGGCGCAGTACCTTCAGGCCAGATGCGTATGCGCCTCAGTAGGGGCTCCCGCTCGGCGAGGTCGGTGCGCCGAGCGTGGGTTCGACAGCGGTTGCGCCCACTCGGTCGGAAATTGCGAGACGGTGCGGGAGTAGAAGGTTCGGTCGACGCACCGAAAGCGGGCGAATCTTCGGCGCCCGCCCGGCCACACCTAAGTGCATTCCTGACCGTATGTTTCTGGTCTAACGCGCGGAATGTGGGCCCGGTATATTTGCGATGAATCCCGTCGGGTGTCGTTAGTTGTCAGGCGGCGTCGATGCTGATCGTGAGTCGCCGTCCACAGGCTCGGGCGAGGCGTTCGAGCAATTCAACAGTCGGGGTGCGAGCGCCGGATTCGATCGCGGCAATCGCTGACTGCGTGGTGCCCATCTTGCGGGCCAGCTCGGCCTGCGTGAGCCCCGCGGTCTCACGGGCGCGGTAGGCGGTCTCGGCTAACTCCATCGCCAGACTGGCGGTCGCGTATGCCTCATCGAACACAGCCCGATCCTCGGGGCTAAGGTCGTTCAGAATCTGCTCGCGCCGGTCGGTGTAGCTGCTCATCCGTTTACCCCTTGCCTTGACGGCGACGTAGCACGTTGCGCGCACGCGCCACTTCCTTGCGCTCGTTGTCGCGCTGCTTTCGGAACGCCGTCAGCGTGATCACCCGGCGCTCGGGCGCCACGGTGTAGGTGATGCGCTGGTTCACCATCTCGCACCGAAACCGCAACTCCCACAAATGCTCGTCGAGTTTGCGGCTGTGCGGCATCCGCAGTGAGCTTCCGCGCGCCGCGAGCAGATCCAGCGCCCGAATCGCCTGCGCCTTGGCCCGTGTGGGTAATGCTTGAAACCACTCGTCCACCTCCTCGCTCAGCTCGATGTGCCACGTCTGATCGTCATCATCCGACACTAGGAAAGCATATCGCCCCCGCTATATCGCGGCAACGATATAGTGGGAGCATTCCGTACGTCCCCGTCTCGCACCTCAGAGCCTCCGGTATTTCCAGGGCGACACCTATCCTGTCAGCCAGCACCGGG from Mycobacterium shigaense includes these protein-coding regions:
- a CDS encoding helix-turn-helix domain-containing protein — protein: MSSYTDRREQILNDLSPEDRAVFDEAYATASLAMELAETAYRARETAGLTQAELARKMGTTQSAIAAIESGARTPTVELLERLARACGRRLTISIDAA
- a CDS encoding type II toxin-antitoxin system RelE/ParE family toxin → MSDDDDQTWHIELSEEVDEWFQALPTRAKAQAIRALDLLAARGSSLRMPHSRKLDEHLWELRFRCEMVNQRITYTVAPERRVITLTAFRKQRDNERKEVARARNVLRRRQGKG